The Hippocampus zosterae strain Florida chromosome 11, ASM2543408v3, whole genome shotgun sequence genome includes the window AGAACATACTTTGATAATATTGTGGCAATAGATTCTCTACTTGAACACATTATGGTAAGTGGGATTTTTGTTTACTTCACAATTTGGTATTTTTATCTTAGATTTTTCACAAATCTTTCATTATTGGTCAGTCCACATGCGCGtgcgtgttatttttttaattttttatttttacaaattattggCCAATCAAAACTGCTGAAAATGGCTTTGCTGAAGAAATGTTAAGGGTTGAACAACCAATGGGAATCTCCTGAGAAGTGACGATTTTGGAAAATACAAAGATTCCACCTGACGGCAGCAATATCCATCATCATGTCATGTCGAGTTGGTCTAATTTGCTTTCTTTGCAGATATATGCAAAAAACCTGGTGAATGCCGACAGGTGTGCACTCTTCCAGgtagatcaaaacaacaaagaactGTTTTCTGACCTGTTCGATATTGGTGAGGAGAGAGAAGGCAAGCCAGTCTTTAGGAAAACCAAAGAAATTAGGTGTGTAAAGTCAACTTTCTGCCATCTTCAGCGAAAAAGTCAAGGTTGTCTATTTCATCTTGGTTTTGATGAGGAATTTGTGAATGGTGTATTTGAACTTCAACATATTCATGAATCTTTGcctgtttgtgtttgtatgaTCAATCGGATAATGAATTTGTAATGTTCATGGGCTGCTCCCATTTCATACGTCCATGCAGGTTTTCTATAGAGAAAGGAATAGCTGGTCAAGTGGCTCGGACAGGGGAAGTCTTAAATATCCCAGATGCCTATGCAGACCCGCGGTTTAACCGGTACGCACCCTAAGCACTTGGCTCgacttcattttcatgaaaaacgTCATCCCTTTCAACACACCGTCAACCTGTGGGCTAAACTGACTTTGTGATATGATTGGCTCTTATTTGACAGAGAGGTGGACCTCAAAACAGGTTACACTACGCGGAACATCCTGTGCATGCCCATCGTGAGCAGGGGGACTGTTATCGGAGTGGTGCAGATGGTGAATAAGTTAAGCGGTAGTGCCTTCACTAAAACAGATGAGAACAACTTCAAGATGTTTGCTGTCTTCTGTGCCCTGGCCTTACACTGTGCAAATGTGAGTCAGTGAACAAATACGCTCATTTACAACAACATCACGTTATCTATAAAAGGTTCATTTACAGAAAACAGTCATGATGAGGAGATATGACTCCCATGTGGGACTGTTTATTTGTATTGGACTGTGATTTGAATGAGTGAGTTAAGATGCTCTTTGGTCTAGACCGGGGATCGGCAACATGCGGCTcctgagccgcatgcggctctttagtgacatctagtggctccatggagctttataaaaatgtttgaaaatggaaacatatgttgatagtaggctaatacaGCTCAAATAGATACAGAtaaatgttgcagctccgagaaagagagctgtggtgtaggttttttaaaacgtacactttactTATGCTTTTCAGTTtcaacaaacacagacaaatctgcgtccgactctgtgccttctctcttctcgttcgactcgagaggcgtccaAAAACAGCCTGCAAAAAACTGAAATTCATGATCACTTCACCGACACTAAGAAatgcgaaaataatgcacaaaaaaaaaataaagtaaggaaatcacaaaataaattctatgggagcatttgtgaacacacaacaaaggaataaataacaaacaattctgagacagtccagtctcctgcaTCCATACAGCAAgcatttccttcattgtaagttttatagaaggcttttatttttttgcggctccagacatggttttttttgttttttttttgtccattatggctctttcaacattttgggttgccgacccctggtctagacTGTATGGACAAAAGCATCACTGCACCTGTTTCATTATACCAGCAGGATGATAAAATGGAGTCAGCTGGAACACCTTCTGGAGTGTATGGAAGGTTTTGCTCATTTGGCCACACAATCTCAAACATTATCAAAGTTGTCCAACTATGCCTTTAGGTACCATGCCGAAACAGTCAAACTGTTCCCACATTAAAACTGACTCATTCGAAATATGTTGCTATGATTCcggaagaagaaaagggtttaGCCCAAACACTGATTAATCGCAATACTTTTTTGCAAGTACTGTAAAATGGAATTTTCAGGAAGCTTGTGCCAATAGCCTTTTTCAGATGATTGTATTTTCTTCATTATACTTTTCTGGTTGATGTTGCGCTTGCTGAGTgtctttcttaaaaaaaaacttttctgtGACTTTCTCGTATGTGTCTTGTGTCTAGATGTACCATCGAATTCGCCACTCTGAATGCATTTACAGAGTGACAATGGAAAAACTGTCTTACCACAGCATCTGCACCTCAGAAGAATGGAAAACACTCACTCAGCTCAACCTTCCCACTCCCATTTATAAAGAGATCGAAATGTGAGTCTTGCAATGCTTTATGGGCTTCACCTCATGACCCCTGCGCAAATGTATTAGTCGTaccctgttttttttcaccttatacttgttgggatttttttcaataaaaacacactttgagaaacaaacaaaaatgtatttattcctAGCGAAAATGCATTGGACAAAATCATCGTTTAAACACCCAAAggttttccaaaaacaaacactgatAAGCCTTACAGTAAATGTAGCAATTGGTGTATCCGTTTACGTCATAACCAAGACACAGGAGGAACCGGTAGTCTCGACTCTCTCAACTTGGAAATCCCCCAACTCTTCACATCTCCAAAACACAAACTTGTATAGTTTCAGTGTTTTGAGACCGTTTAGGAGTCCGAAATACTTGAGTATGTCGCAACCAAAACAATTACATGGATGCTGTTTGGTTTGTGCTTTTAACAACACTTCTTGGGAAAAGTGTACAATAGAGCAACCAGGACCGTTTAACTGACCCGCCCAGTAAAATTcactcctcttcctcgtccagGTTTCACTTTGACATCAATCCCTTTGAGGAGATCTGGCCTGCAGTTTTCATCTACATGGTTCACAGCTCCTGTGGAAAGACCAGGTAAGGGTACTGCAGAGCTGTTAAGGTGGCAGTCTCTGATTATAaggtcattttatatttgttcatCCCCATTTTCGCTTGGTGTAGCTTTGAGCTGGAGAAGCTTTGTCGATTCACCATGTCTGTACGCAAGAACTACCGGCGTGTGCCCTACCACAACTGGAAGCACGCTGTGACCGTGGCCCACTGTATGTATGCCATCCTACAGAAGACCCCTGGGACCTTCACAGAGCTAGAGGTCCGCTGCTCATTGGGTCACCTTTTAATAGAAACAATAATGAATGAAATAGCATGATATGAGTATGTAGtgtgtaaaaggaaaaaaaaaggatttttttccttttacagaAGAAGGGACTCTTGGTAGCCTGTCTGTGTCATGATCTGGACCATCGAGGATACAGCAACACTTATCTGCAGAAGTTTGACCACCCTCTGGCTGCTCTCTACTCCACCTCTACAATGGAGCAGCATCACTTCTCTCAGACTGTCTCCATTTTGCAGGTAGAGCTCCACGATGCAATACCAACTTTGTCTCCGGTCGGAATTTCTACAGTTCCAGTGGCACAGCTCAGGAGCCCCTGTATGGGCGGTTCTGGAAACCAGACCTTATAAGTGGTGCTGTCCATCATACAGGGCAGTACAGTTGCAGTTGCCGATTCGATTTTTCAACAGCAAAATCTAAAATAATAACGATGGAAGATGCAGACCTAAAAATCATCATCACTGTCGGTACGCATagaacagtggtcctcaaccGCCGGGCTGCTGACCGCACAGataaaaggattaaaaaaacctGCAGTGATTATAGTTTGTTCATTGTctcaggctgaaaaaaaaatattttgaaaagtgaaTGGATACTCGCTGGAATTTGAAAAGTGAACGGATTCTCTCCATTACAAGTGTCTATGACGGTTTCTTAACATGTGAAGATGCTACTATAATTGTCTCGTACCACTTAACACTAACATTAAACACACAAGCTcgcaaaatgattaaaaaacagCTTCGCACCACATGTGGTGATAGGCTCTTCATTTGGCATTATTGTAGGTTATGTTTTCAGGCACTCTATATTTGTTCTGTGGTGCCTTATGTTGGTGCATTTCAGGAGGAGGATGCTTATATCGTTCCATAAACATGTGGCTTCACATGTATTGTTCTATTTCCAAAATGCCCCAGTTTTGTGTTGCTCTTACCATTCATAATGCACTTTCTATTTGTTCTCAATGGTGTCTGTTGCATGTTTAAGAGTTACCAGTCACCATATTAAACTGTTGTTATTAGCCTTGTTATGGTGCTGGTGCTGCTTGTAAAGGACCATAAAAATTCACAGAGGATTCACCTTCACAGATTATTCAACAATGACTCTGCAAACGCATACAGGTGTATCGCAGCAAGGGCAAACAGCCTCAAAGGGCACTTTTGTTTTCGCGAAGCACTTGGACAAACGGTCAACAGATCCGTGATGGTTAAAAATCTTGTTAATCTCTTGTAGTCTAGCTGAAGTGAACGCCTCATAAGTGGAGCCTTTGCTTTTTTATTGATCTCTTTGTTTCTCATAGCTGGAAGGGCACAATATTTTCTCCAACCTGAATTCCAGCGAGTATGAGCAGGTGCTAGAGATCATCCGAAAGGCCATCATCGCCACCGACCTGGCCCTTTACTTCAATAACCACCAGCAACTGTCAGAGCTTCTCACCTCCGGTGATCTCGACttcaacaaccactcacacagGTGAGACTACACCGTGGAGGCTAGAAAACCTTGAGGCTTTGAAGTTGTAATATTTTGTGTCCAACGTCCGAAGAATGCTCACACACCTTTTTTAAACTAGTGCTTTGGGTatataattaactcattcactcccaaagacgtcttttcagacttggtctaacattgactggtactgaatgagtttgacTGACTGACCATAATTCAGTAGTTTATTTACATTACATCGTCAGAATATATTGGCACACAAGCagcatggtgaaaaaaaatgcttatcaCATCTGTCTCACAGTCACACGATCTTGGTTTGAACTGACATCGGAACATCTCTGTGTGTTATGCTCATGCTCGCGTGGGTGTTCTCTGGGAATTCATTTTGCTCCCACATCCCCAACATAAGCTGCTACGGTTAAGTACAGACGACATTTCTCATAGTTGTCAAGATATAACATTTTGCAATGTTATATACTTCCTTTTCATGAAATTGTAACTTTACAATCATTTTGTGAATCTCTTCGACAAAGCAATAGCAATTTTCATATGATTTCTTGCCTAAAGAGTGAGAGCTATAATGTGCAATCATCTTGATTTTGGAAAAGTATATTCATCCATATTGCTGGATtttaatgattttctttgagaataataaacaatgaattgaattgaaatgaattgaatacaactttattatcAAATGAGTTGAGTTACACACAGACTCCCGAGCAGGAATTGCGCTAGCGGAGGCTATGGACCCGTTAGAAATCTGTGGAGGCCCAGATATaacattaacattttatttgatgttgtaaAATATGTTTATACATTATTTTCTCAGCCCCTGTATGTATCAGTCAAGCCCCCCATTTAGCcccgggagagaaaaaaaaacatgctgcagCTGTCCCTGAACACTAGTGAACAGTATATTAGCACTTAAGGCGATAACGTAGCTTTGCTCTCCTCCAGGGACCGTGTGATTGGTCTGATGATGACAGCATGTGACCTGTGTTCTGTAACTAAGCAGTGGCAAATCACACGACTCACAGCCAATGACATCTATGCTGAATTCTGGGCCGAGGTACAACATCAGTCAAGTTTAGAATCATGTGCTTTGTTATTTTAGAAACGTATGCCATCTGTACTTCGTTTTTGGTTTGCCACAGGGAGATGAGATGAAGAAGATCGGGTTGCAGCCCATCTCAATGATGGATCGAGACAAGAAGGATGAAGTCCCTCAAGGCCAAGTAAGACCACGAGTTTCACTCACTATACAGATTCCATCGCTTTATAGTTAATATCTTATAATCGTCGTGTCTTTTGAATGGACATTTAAAATTCCGTTGCATCCAGAGGGGTAATTGTATCCCACCAGCAAATAATGCCTATGCCttttatccttttcatttgcagAACACGCATCATGATTGTATTTCAAATATTGTACATTACCATATAGTACGTTGCACTTGAGATATGCACATTTGCCCCAAAAAATCTTCTacaatccagattttttttaattctattagGCTCAAAACTAtattgattttgtttcattacTCTAAACTAccagggtgacccaaaaagatgcgtacccatattttattcgataaaaaatccaaactgaatctgtacactctggtatgattttgttgcaaaatagatctccagggagaatatcttctgctgatttgtccaagacatttttggggcaactatagctaaaaacaatcatccataggttcacctttcacgtcctgcaacagaaaaaacattcgttaaaaatttgatttttttatcgaataaaatatgggtacgcatctttttgggtcacccttATTTAGCACAACTGTCATCAACTTTTGTATTGGAATGTGTGAGAAATTTAGATGTCCTGTGTGATACATTGTAGCCATCTATAACTATGTATTTCTTGTTACTGTATCATCATTTGCAAGTTTGTTGAAGTGAAGAAACCACCCGTAGAAGTAATAAATAGTGTTCGGGAGAGATGAGATGATGCTGCAATATTCTTACAACTATAACTTTATTTGTTGATAACtcagtaaagtttttttttcattaacctTGAAAGTGCCATATGGACAGGCGACATTTTTTGCAGCTGCCTCAAAGTCCGTTATACTTTTAATCGGTGTAATAATTTCTAATTATTCTCCATTTTTAGGTGGGATTCTACAATGCTGTAGCAATTCCATGTTATACGACACTAGCTGACCTTTTCCCTCCATCCAGTCCACTTCTAAAAGCGTGCAAGTAAGGATCCTGTCAGAAACGTATTTTCATAGCCTGTAAAGTGATTTAAATGTACAGTAgatgtgactgtgaatggttgtttgactaCATGtaccccgtgattggctgctgACCAGTCTGGGGTTATACCAAAGTCAGCTTGGAACAGAATGAGGAAATagtggaaaagaaaatggatggcttgagttaaccttttcagggacagccgttacggcagtggacagcttatgttatcaggttgcagggtgcatgaaagggttgatttCAATACGGGATGGTTGAGTATGACTCTAAAGTAGGTGCGGTGTGTGTTGCAGGGAGAACTTGagccaatgggagaagataGCGCACGGTGAGGTGGAGGATGTGGTGCCTAGCCGGCCTTCTGATTCAGGACCTGTCAAGGTGGACAACTGACTACCAAAGGGTTGACTGCTTGTCATAACGGGTTCAATCTGAACTTTGCCACACTTATGAAGCTTTTTTTAAGAGGGagaggagcaggagcaggagcTGGATCAGCAAAAAGGCGCCTTgacttaacaaaaaaacacaagttacCTCAATGGGTGACGGAGGTGTCAAAGCTGATGGTTTTACTGATCCCAGAGACTGACTGACAGCTAACGGGAGGAACTGAAACCCATCACCCTACATCTACTCCGTTTGGGAATTTCTTTTCGAAAATGGACTCTGTGCcattttggttgtttatttggctttgtttatgtcatttgttcttgtttttttaattgttattgttcccattattgttattataattattatttgagTTGATTCTTTGCGGTCTTGTATTTGAGAGGCCTTACACTGAACCTTTCACAGGAAGGTGATGTGAAACCTTGTTGTTTAGGTTGATatctttttaaaatggtactgTTTGCCTTCTGCGGTAAATGAGTCACTACTACTTCAGCAAGGTATTCAGAGACAGAAGGAATGTGTAGTACATTGAACATGCATGCTATAATAATGCCACCTTAGAGATGAGGGGGGATGTcagaatgtttttctttcttaactTTTGAGCAAAAATCCTTTGCAGTACTTGAAAAGACACACAACCTGTTTAAACACAAAGATGGCAGAAATCCCGCACGATATATTTTGCgcgaaaaaaaagcttcaactGCGACTATGAGAGGATGGGGATTTCTGTGTGCCAAAACTGTCACAAAAGTCACAACGTAAGGCCCTGAAGTCGACCCCCCGTCACAGCACTGCCCTGAGGCCATTGCTAGCACTTGAAACCTTCGGCAAGCAGTCACGTATGTTTAAGACAGCTTGTAAATTTTAACGTGGGATCTCCACACGTAAAAGCAGAAGACATGATCGGTGGAAATGAGACTTGAGCACTACTCCGTGTCGTCAGTGTCAAATCTGATAAGCTGCATGTAACTCTGGGACTGTTCTGCAAGACTTTTTGCAGGTGTGTTTAACGTTTCAGCATCCGCTCGTTCTCCTACAGATGATTTTCCAAGATCTTCCTGATTACATTTTCTCGATCTTTTCCGAATGGTCATTCCAGTGGACGTGGTCCCTCTAATAATTTGATTCACGAATGCTAAGGTGGCCCCTGTAGTGTGAATGTACACTTGGTTCATTTACAGTGCATCTATAAAAAGTCTGTACGCCACTCTCAAATGCCAGGTTGAAAAGACGTCATTTCAAAATTTTCCACCATTAATCTGACCTACAAACTGTACAATTGCAATgggctgggggagggggtggggtggatcaAATAAAATCTTTTGTACTggggaattaaaaataaacaactgagatagtctggttgcataagtgtgtaCACCCTGGCATTTTGACAGGGATGTGTAGACTTATGTATCCAATGTGTGTTCTGTTGATCCCCTGAATGTGGCATGTGGATCGGGTGTGTTCTGTCAAACTGTTCAAAATTGCTTCCAGTAAGTTCCAATCGAGAGCAACACTTAGCATGCACTTAGACTGAAGTGAGATGTAATTTGCATATAAAGTACAGTAATAGGTGTGTACTGTGTGCATTCTAGAATCGATATTTGCTCTAATGGTGCTAAACTGAATGGCAGTTCATGCActttctgaatgtgtgtgtgtgtgtgtgtgtgtgtgcaagagtCTATTTACTATTTACATTCACCCTATATGGTTGAGAACACGGTGAAGTCCACAACACTGCACTGTTCCTACTTTTCAGCACCAGTTATATCATTATCTGCACTATGTTCAGCATATCTTTATCATTattcttgatgatgatgattattattattaataataatattgctaTTATACCTATTATTTTCTTAATTAGAATGACATTTAAATTAActtatattttttatacaaagaaaaataatgttgGCCTTTTTTGTTGGTGACAAACAAAATGGTCCATACATGTTGCTGTTACCCACAATAATTGAGGAAGTTGTAATGATGTAATTATAAGAGCAGTAGCCAAAATGACTTTTATTAAATATCTGAAAAATACCACACTGTGttgggtatttttttcccccgtgagtCCCAATTAACATTTCTCCTTTTCAGATATTTCACGACAAATCTCATTCAAGGTTGACATTTATGGGCATATGTAAATgattgtcattcatttttgtgtATTGCATCTTTGTTCGCTGTAGCAATgtcaaatgaacattttaattTCCTCCTGTTCAATAATAGAAGGTCACTGTGCGTATCATCAACAATCATTGTTGCAAGACTTTGAATGCAAAACAAGAACTCTACTTGTTTCTGTGACACTATGAACATGTCATGAaattaattatatatttttttaaataacatctTTAAAAACATCTTCTGTGTCGTCAACATATTCACACCATTGTAATGCTCATTAAatgctgtgcatgtgtgtcattGTCAGGATTTGAAGAAAGTGTCACAGCAGAGCTGCTCCAACAGAGATCGCCTGGTGGTGTTCACTGACGTCTTTGATGATGTGTGTGAAGGCTCATCGGTATTTGGATGCATCCTAAGGGAAATTAAGCTTGTTCCATTTCCTCTGGACCCATcggctgattttttaaaaaaatattttatttatttatttttttagcatgtGCCATCACTTGTTTCAGACGGGACGACACGTCCTTGGACCGGGCAAAAGTGGCACAAACAGCAGCCCTGGTGTGTCAGACAGCAGGGTCAACAGTGGACTACAACTCCATTGGTGCTTATTCAAAAGATGGCGTTACACACACGGAAAGTTGTATTATATTACCGGTATATTATTATATGATGCACTGTATTAAacacataattttaaaaaattgagaaaaaaaatgtgaagac containing:
- the pde10a gene encoding cAMP and cAMP-inhibited cGMP 3',5'-cyclic phosphodiesterase 10A isoform X7 gives rise to the protein MLDDFVLESVSAETLDRWLKRKTSSRPADDTSSKEISRYQDANMQGVVYELNSYMEQRLDTGGDNKLLLYELCNIIKTATKADGFALYFLGECNNSLCLFTPTRTKDGLPSLVPSGPIAFGTTIAAHVAKTRKTLLVEDIMGDERFPDGTGQDSGIRVHSVLCLPILTAIGDLIAILELRRHWGKEPFNLSHQEVATANLAWASVAIHQVQVCRGLAKQTELNDFLLDVSKTYFDNIVAIDSLLEHIMIYAKNLVNADRCALFQVDQNNKELFSDLFDIGEEREGKPVFRKTKEIRFSIEKGIAGQVARTGEVLNIPDAYADPRFNREVDLKTGYTTRNILCMPIVSRGTVIGVVQMVNKLSGSAFTKTDENNFKMFAVFCALALHCANMYHRIRHSECIYRVTMEKLSYHSICTSEEWKTLTQLNLPTPIYKEIEMFHFDINPFEEIWPAVFIYMVHSSCGKTSFELEKLCRFTMSVRKNYRRVPYHNWKHAVTVAHCMYAILQKTPGTFTELEKKGLLVACLCHDLDHRGYSNTYLQKFDHPLAALYSTSTMEQHHFSQTVSILQLEGHNIFSNLNSSEYEQVLEIIRKAIIATDLALYFNNHQQLSELLTSGDLDFNNHSHRDRVIGLMMTACDLCSVTKQWQITRLTANDIYAEFWAEGDEMKKIGLQPISMMDRDKKDEVPQGQVGFYNAVAIPCYTTLADLFPPSSPLLKACKENLSQWEKIAHGEVEDVVPSRPSDSGPVKVDN
- the pde10a gene encoding cAMP and cAMP-inhibited cGMP 3',5'-cyclic phosphodiesterase 10A isoform X5 — translated: MHDSKGLTDEKVKAYLSLHPQMLDDFVLESVSAETLDRWLKRKTSSRPADDTSSKEISRQYQDANMQGVVYELNSYMEQRLDTGGDNKLLLYELCNIIKTATKADGFALYFLGECNNSLCLFTPTRTKDGLPSLVPSGPIAFGTTIAAHVAKTRKTLLVEDIMGDERFPDGTGQDSGIRVHSVLCLPILTAIGDLIAILELRRHWGKEPFNLSHQEVATANLAWASVAIHQVQVCRGLAKQTELNDFLLDVSKTYFDNIVAIDSLLEHIMIYAKNLVNADRCALFQVDQNNKELFSDLFDIGEEREGKPVFRKTKEIRFSIEKGIAGQVARTGEVLNIPDAYADPRFNREVDLKTGYTTRNILCMPIVSRGTVIGVVQMVNKLSGSAFTKTDENNFKMFAVFCALALHCANMYHRIRHSECIYRVTMEKLSYHSICTSEEWKTLTQLNLPTPIYKEIEMFHFDINPFEEIWPAVFIYMVHSSCGKTSFELEKLCRFTMSVRKNYRRVPYHNWKHAVTVAHCMYAILQKTPGTFTELEKKGLLVACLCHDLDHRGYSNTYLQKFDHPLAALYSTSTMEQHHFSQTVSILQLEGHNIFSNLNSSEYEQVLEIIRKAIIATDLALYFNNHQQLSELLTSGDLDFNNHSHRDRVIGLMMTACDLCSVTKQWQITRLTANDIYAEFWAEGDEMKKIGLQPISMMDRDKKDEVPQGQVGFYNAVAIPCYTTLADLFPPSSPLLKACKENLSQWEKIAHGEVEDVVPSRPSDSGPVKVDN
- the pde10a gene encoding cAMP and cAMP-inhibited cGMP 3',5'-cyclic phosphodiesterase 10A isoform X8 gives rise to the protein MQGVVYELNSYMEQRLDTGGDNKLLLYELCNIIKTATKADGFALYFLGECNNSLCLFTPTRTKDGLPSLVPSGPIAFGTTIAAHVAKTRKTLLVEDIMGDERFPDGTGQDSGIRVHSVLCLPILTAIGDLIAILELRRHWGKEPFNLSHQEVATANLAWASVAIHQVQVCRGLAKQTELNDFLLDVSKTYFDNIVAIDSLLEHIMIYAKNLVNADRCALFQVDQNNKELFSDLFDIGEEREGKPVFRKTKEIRFSIEKGIAGQVARTGEVLNIPDAYADPRFNREVDLKTGYTTRNILCMPIVSRGTVIGVVQMVNKLSGSAFTKTDENNFKMFAVFCALALHCANMYHRIRHSECIYRVTMEKLSYHSICTSEEWKTLTQLNLPTPIYKEIEMFHFDINPFEEIWPAVFIYMVHSSCGKTSFELEKLCRFTMSVRKNYRRVPYHNWKHAVTVAHCMYAILQKTPGTFTELEKKGLLVACLCHDLDHRGYSNTYLQKFDHPLAALYSTSTMEQHHFSQTVSILQLEGHNIFSNLNSSEYEQVLEIIRKAIIATDLALYFNNHQQLSELLTSGDLDFNNHSHRDRVIGLMMTACDLCSVTKQWQITRLTANDIYAEFWAEGDEMKKIGLQPISMMDRDKKDEVPQGQVGFYNAVAIPCYTTLADLFPPSSPLLKACKENLSQWEKIAHGEVEDVVPSRPSDSGPVKVDN
- the pde10a gene encoding cAMP and cAMP-inhibited cGMP 3',5'-cyclic phosphodiesterase 10A isoform X2, translating into MDLREDCSTCCVSRRLTKALQVVRHIGRGFCPVPQMSKKRKSLDDLGFEESPLEGCSDQGLTDEKVKAYLSLHPQMLDDFVLESVSAETLDRWLKRKTSSRPADDTSSKEISRQYQDANMQGVVYELNSYMEQRLDTGGDNKLLLYELCNIIKTATKADGFALYFLGECNNSLCLFTPTRTKDGLPSLVPSGPIAFGTTIAAHVAKTRKTLLVEDIMGDERFPDGTGQDSGIRVHSVLCLPILTAIGDLIAILELRRHWGKEPFNLSHQEVATANLAWASVAIHQVQVCRGLAKQTELNDFLLDVSKTYFDNIVAIDSLLEHIMIYAKNLVNADRCALFQVDQNNKELFSDLFDIGEEREGKPVFRKTKEIRFSIEKGIAGQVARTGEVLNIPDAYADPRFNREVDLKTGYTTRNILCMPIVSRGTVIGVVQMVNKLSGSAFTKTDENNFKMFAVFCALALHCANMYHRIRHSECIYRVTMEKLSYHSICTSEEWKTLTQLNLPTPIYKEIEMFHFDINPFEEIWPAVFIYMVHSSCGKTSFELEKLCRFTMSVRKNYRRVPYHNWKHAVTVAHCMYAILQKTPGTFTELEKKGLLVACLCHDLDHRGYSNTYLQKFDHPLAALYSTSTMEQHHFSQTVSILQLEGHNIFSNLNSSEYEQVLEIIRKAIIATDLALYFNNHQQLSELLTSGDLDFNNHSHRDRVIGLMMTACDLCSVTKQWQITRLTANDIYAEFWAEGDEMKKIGLQPISMMDRDKKDEVPQGQVGFYNAVAIPCYTTLADLFPPSSPLLKACKENLSQWEKIAHGEVEDVVPSRPSDSGPVKVDN
- the pde10a gene encoding cAMP and cAMP-inhibited cGMP 3',5'-cyclic phosphodiesterase 10A isoform X1; translation: MSKKRKSLDDLGFEESPLEGCSDQGLTDEKVKAYLSLHPQMLDDFVLESVSAETLDRWLKRKTSSRPADDTSSKEISRYQDANMQGVVYELNSYMEQRLDTGGDNKLLLYELCNIIKTATKADGFALYFLGECNNSLCLFTPTRTKDGLPSLVPSGPIAFGTTIAAHVAKTRKTLLVEDIMGDERFPDGTGQDSGIRVHSVLCLPILTAIGDLIAILELRRHWGKEPFNLSHQEVATANLAWASVAIHQVQVCRGLAKQTELNDFLLDVSKTYFDNIVAIDSLLEHIMIYAKNLVNADRCALFQVDQNNKELFSDLFDIGEEREGKPVFRKTKEIRFSIEKGIAGQVARTGEVLNIPDAYADPRFNREVDLKTGYTTRNILCMPIVSRGTVIGVVQMVNKLSGSAFTKTDENNFKMFAVFCALALHCANMYHRIRHSECIYRVTMEKLSYHSICTSEEWKTLTQLNLPTPIYKEIEMFHFDINPFEEIWPAVFIYMVHSSCGKTSFELEKLCRFTMSVRKNYRRVPYHNWKHAVTVAHCMYAILQKTPGTFTELEKKGLLVACLCHDLDHRGYSNTYLQKFDHPLAALYSTSTMEQHHFSQTVSILQLEGHNIFSNLNSSEYEQVLEIIRKAIIATDLALYFNNHQQLSELLTSGDLDFNNHSHRDRVIGLMMTACDLCSVTKQWQITRLTANDIYAEFWAEGDEMKKIGLQPISMMDRDKKDEVPQGQVGFYNAVAIPCYTTLADLFPPSSPLLKACKENLSQWEKIAHGEVEDVVPSRPSDSGPVKVDN
- the pde10a gene encoding cAMP and cAMP-inhibited cGMP 3',5'-cyclic phosphodiesterase 10A isoform X3, coding for MEDGPSSTSCFRRLTDCFLGASLTDEKVKAYLSLHPQMLDDFVLESVSAETLDRWLKRKTSSRPADDTSSKEISRQYQDANMQGVVYELNSYMEQRLDTGGDNKLLLYELCNIIKTATKADGFALYFLGECNNSLCLFTPTRTKDGLPSLVPSGPIAFGTTIAAHVAKTRKTLLVEDIMGDERFPDGTGQDSGIRVHSVLCLPILTAIGDLIAILELRRHWGKEPFNLSHQEVATANLAWASVAIHQVQVCRGLAKQTELNDFLLDVSKTYFDNIVAIDSLLEHIMIYAKNLVNADRCALFQVDQNNKELFSDLFDIGEEREGKPVFRKTKEIRFSIEKGIAGQVARTGEVLNIPDAYADPRFNREVDLKTGYTTRNILCMPIVSRGTVIGVVQMVNKLSGSAFTKTDENNFKMFAVFCALALHCANMYHRIRHSECIYRVTMEKLSYHSICTSEEWKTLTQLNLPTPIYKEIEMFHFDINPFEEIWPAVFIYMVHSSCGKTSFELEKLCRFTMSVRKNYRRVPYHNWKHAVTVAHCMYAILQKTPGTFTELEKKGLLVACLCHDLDHRGYSNTYLQKFDHPLAALYSTSTMEQHHFSQTVSILQLEGHNIFSNLNSSEYEQVLEIIRKAIIATDLALYFNNHQQLSELLTSGDLDFNNHSHRDRVIGLMMTACDLCSVTKQWQITRLTANDIYAEFWAEGDEMKKIGLQPISMMDRDKKDEVPQGQVGFYNAVAIPCYTTLADLFPPSSPLLKACKENLSQWEKIAHGEVEDVVPSRPSDSGPVKVDN